A stretch of Ipomoea triloba cultivar NCNSP0323 chromosome 11, ASM357664v1 DNA encodes these proteins:
- the LOC115997206 gene encoding UDP-glucuronate 4-epimerase 3, whose protein sequence is MSQMKHIDDIPTSPGKFKMEKPPYNRLRLQSSLSRLTLWSIVFLGVIYLLFFRSPSSSPPATSDLFRRSLRTSSYGGAAWEKRIKASAKVRSRNGFTVLVTGAAGFVGTHVSAALKRRGDGVVGLDCFNDYYDPSLKRAREELLERAGIYIVEGDINDVSLLNKLFEIVQFSHVMHLAAQAGVRYAMQNPGSYVHSNIAGLVSLLEVCKSANPQPSIVWASSSSVYGLNTRVPFSELDRTDQPASLYAATKKAGEEIAHTYNHIYGLSLTGLRFFTVYGPWGRPDMAYFFFTKDILKGKSIPIFEAPNHGTVARDFTYIDDIVKGCLAALDTAEKSTGSGGKKRGAAQLRVFNLGNTSPVPVSDLVGILERLLKVKAKRQIMKLPRNGDVQFTHANISLAQRELGYKPTTDLQTGLKKFVHWYLNYYGDGKKSAQ, encoded by the coding sequence ATGTCCCAGATGAAGCACATTGACGATATTCCCACATCCCCGGGGAAGTTCAAGATGGAGAAGCCTCCTTATAATAGGCTGAGGCTTCAATCTTCCCTTTCCAGGCTCACCTTGTGGTCTATCGTGTTCTTGGGTGTGATCTACTTGCTGTTCTTCAGATCACCGTCTTCTTCCCCGCCTGCCACGTCAGATCTCTTCCGCCGCTCCCTCAGAACCAGCTCCTACGGCGGCGCAGCTTGGGAGAAGCGAATTAAGGCTTCCGCCAAGGTCAGATCAAGAAACGGCTTCACTGTTTTGGTCACCGGCGCGGCTGGGTTTGTTGGGACCCACGTCTCGGCGGCTCTTAAACGCCGCGGAGACGGCGTCGTAGGGCTTGATTGTTTCAACGATTACTACGATCCCTCATTGAAACGCGCCCGGGAAGAGCTCTTAGAGCGTGCAGGGATTTATATTGTGGAAGGGGACATTAATGATGTTTCTCTCTTGAATAAGCTTTTCGAGATTGTTCAGTTTAGCCACGTTATGCATTTAGCTGCACAGGCGGGTGTGAGATATGCAATGCAAAATCCAGGCTCATATGTGCATAGTAACATTGCTGGGCTTGTTAGTCTCCTAGAGGTCTGCAAGAGTGCTAATCCTCAGCCCTCGATCGTGTGGGCGTCTTCGAGTTCGGTCTATGGATTGAACACTAGGGTTCCCTTTTCAGAATTGGATAGAACAGACCAGCCTGCAAGTCTCTATGCTGCAACTAAGAAGGCGGGCGAGGAAATCGCCCATACGTATAATCATATCTATGGGCTTTCCTTGACTGGATTGCGGTTTTTCACAGTTTATGGACCGTGGGGGAGGCCGGACATGGCTTACTTCTTTTTCACCAAGGATATCCTCAAAGGGAAGTCGATTCCCATATTCGAGGCTCCGAATCATGGCACTGTGGCTCGGGATTTCACCTACATTGACGATATAGTGAAGGGGTGTTTGGCAGCGTTGGATACTGCAGAGAAGAGTACTGGTAGTGGCGGGAAGAAGAGGGGTGCTGCTCAATTGCGTGTGTTCAATCTCGGGAACACATCGCCCGTGCCTGTTTCGGACCTCGTAGGCATTTTGGAGAGATTGTTAAAGGTGAAGGCGAAGAGGCAAATAATGAAGTTGCCTAGGAACGGAGATGTGCAGTTTACACACGCGAATATTAGCTTGGCGCAGAGGGAGCTTGGGTATAAACCGACGACAGATCTTCAGACGGGGTTGAAGAAGTTTGTACATTGGTACCTCAATTACTATGGCGATGGAAAGAAGAGTGCCCAGTGA
- the LOC115997150 gene encoding 3-phosphoshikimate 1-carboxyvinyltransferase 2: protein MAQVNSMMQLQGLRLNPRNLSKPQTPLSSHSLLLGSSSLKNSSVSVKFLKSNKDSIFTATRSPLQVRASVATAKKPSKAPEEIVLQPIQEISGTVKLPGSKSLSNRILLLAALSQGTTVVDNLLSSDDIHYMLGALRTLGLRVEEDNAIQRATVEGSGGLFPASKESSDEIQLFLGNAGTAMRPLTAAVIAAGGNARYVLDGVPRMRERPIGDLVEGLKQLGADVDCFLGTNCPPVRVIGKGGLPGGKVKLSGSVSSQYLTALLMAAPLALGDVEIEIVDKLISVPYVEMTIKLMERFGVSVEHSDSWDRFLIRGGQKYKSPGKAFVEGDASSASYFLAGAAVTGGTITVEGCGTSSLQGDVKFAEVLEKMGAEVSWTENSVTVKGPPRSPSGRKHLRAVDVNMNKMPDVAMTLAVVALFADGPTAIRDVASWRVKETERMIAICTELRKLGATVEEGPDYCIITPPEKLNVTEIDTYDDHRMAMAFSLAACAKVPVTIRDPGCTRKTFPDYFEVLQKFSKH from the exons ATGGCGCAAGTGAACAGCATGATGCAATTGCAGGGTCTGCGTTTGAATCCCAGAAATCTGTCTAAACCTCAAACCCCTCTTTCTTCGCATTCCCTTTTGTTGGGGTCGAGCAGCCTgaagaattcatctgtttctgTTAAGTTCTTGAAGAGTAATAAAGATTCGATTTTTACTGCCACCCGGTCGCCGTTACAGGTCCGGGCATCGGTGGCCACCGCCAAAAAGCCATCGAAGGCGCCGGAGGAGATTGTGCTGCAGCCCATCCAAGAGATCTCCGGTACCGTCAAGTTGCCCGGCTCTAAATCCCTCTCCAATCGCATTCTCCTCCTTGCTGCTCTTTCCCAG GGAACAACTGTGGTAGACAATTTACTAAGCAGTGATGATATTCATTATATGCTCGGTGCATTGAGAACGCTTGGTCTTCGAGTTGAAGAAGATAATGCAATCCAGCGAGCAACTGTAGAAGGTTCGGGTGGTCTCTTCCCTGCCAGTAAGGAATCCTCGGATGAAATTCAACTTTTCCTCGGAAATGCTGGAACAGCAATGCGACCATTGACTGCTGCAGTTATTGCTGCCGGTGGAAATGCAAG ATACGTACTTGATGGCGTTCCTAGGATGAGAGAGAGACCAATTGGTGATCTTGTTGAAGGTCTAAAGCAGCTTGGAGCAGATGTTGATTGTTTCCTTGGGACAAACTGTCCCCCAGTTCGTGTAATTGGAAAGGGTGGCCTTCCAGGAGGAAAG GTGAAACTCTCAGGATCAGTTAGCAGCCAATATTTGACTGCTTTGCTTATGGCTGCTCCCCTAGCTTTAGGAGATGTGGAAATTGAAATCGTTGATAAACTAATTTCTGTTCCTTACGTTGAAATGACTATTAAGTTGATGGAGCGGTTTGGGGTCAGTGTAGAGCATAGTGATAGCTGGGACAGGTTCTTGATCCGGGGAGGTCAGAAATATAA GTCTCCTGGTAAGGCTTTCGTGGAAGGTGATGCTTCAAGTGCTAGTTATTTCTTAGCCGGTGCAGCTGTTACTGGGGGTACCATCACCGTTGAAGGTTGTGGAACGAGCAGTTTACAG GGGGATGTTAAGTTCGCTGAGGTTCTCGAGAAGATGGGAGCCGAGGTTTCGTGGACAGAGAACAGTGTTACCGTGAAAGGACCGCCACGTTCACCTTCGGGAAGGAAACACTTACGTGCCGTTGATGTGAACATGAATAAAATGCCAGATGTTGCCATGACTCTTGCTGTAGTTGCGTTATTTGCTGATGGCCCGACAGCCATAAGAGATG TTGCTAGCTGGAGAGTTAAGGAAACCGAGCGGATGATTGCTATATGCACGGAACTTAGAAAG CTGGGAGCGACAGTCGAGGAAGGGCCAGACTACTGTATAATCACGCCACCTGAGAAACTAAACGTGACAGAAATTGACACATACGATGATCACAGAATGGCCATGGCGTTCTCTCTTGCTGCTTGTGCCAAGGTACCAGTGACCATTAGAGATCCCGGCTGTACTCGCAAGACTTTCCCAGATTATTTTGAGGTTCTTCAGAAGTTCTCCAAGCATTAA
- the LOC115996887 gene encoding probable pectinesterase/pectinesterase inhibitor 36: MSNSSATFLIVFNLSLLLAAIDARNTLTTNNQDLEAIRTARSNVLRALEWAQSLHELHEQSRESGNAAAAMSDCATLYADAEERLARLDVSPAAGDDKYDHLDAVTWLSATMSSHRSCLDGLHEMGLVSHGYASQNLTLPLKQALARFSRKRNVKTTRNVVHKKPSSSDGGGLLDSWSSASSKANIVVAQDGSGNYKTINEAVSALSTMGNGGERRVVVYVKAGVYNERVEIERGMKNVMLVGDGMDRTIITGNRNVQDGSTTFGSATFRVSGDGFWARDVTFENTAGPEKHQAVAVAVASDQAVFYRCSMKGYQDTLYVHSLRQFYRDCHIYGTIDFIFGNAAAVLQNCNIFVKKPMAHQSNLITAQGRDDPNENTGISILNSRVIPTPELRGAGGVKSFLGRPWRKYSRTVFIKSDLDGLIDPKGWMEWSGDFALSTLYYGEYMNSGAGASTEKRVNWPGLHLLRQAEEASPFCVRNFIQGDSWIPESGVPFGSQL, translated from the exons ATGTCCAACTCCTCCGCCACTTTCCTCATCGTCTTCAACCTCTCGCTGCTCTTAGCCGCCATTGATGCACGCAATACTTTGACTACAAACAATCAGGACCTCGAAGCCATAAGGACGGCCCGGTCAAACGTTTTACGTGCCCTAGAATGGGCTCAGAGTTTGCATGAGCTTCACGAACAAAGCCGCGAGTCGGGTAATGCTGCGGCGGCGATGAGTGACTGCGCCACGCTCTATGCAGATGCCGAGGAAAGGCTAGCGCGACTAGACGTCTCTCCGGCCGCCGGTGACGACAAATACGATCACCTAGACGCCGTCACTTGGCTGAGCGCCACCATGTCGAGCCACCGGAGTTGTTTGGATGGGTTGCACGAGATGGGATTGGTTTCACACGGCTATGCCTCTCAAAACTTAACCTTGCCACTTAAACAAGCCTTGGCTAGATTTTCCCGTAAAAGAAATGTGAAAACTACTAGAAATG TGGTGCATAAGAAGCCAAGTTCTAGTGATGGTGGAGGGCTGTTAGACTCATGGAGCTCAGCATCCTCGAAGGCCAATATCGTCGTTGCCCAAGATGGCTCCGGCAATTACAAGACCATAAACGAGGCGGTTTCGGCGCTTTCAACAATGGGCAACGGCGGCGAACGAAGGGTTGTGGTGTACGTGAAAGCCGGAGTTTACAACGAGAGAGTTGAAATTGAACGGGGAATGAAGAACGTAATGCTCGTTGGCGATGGAATGGATAGGACTATCATCACCGGCAACCGTAACGTCCAAGACGGCTCCACCACCTTCGGCTCCGCCACCTTTC gTGTATCGGGTGACGGGTTTTGGGCAAGAGACGTGACATTTGAGAACACGGCGGGGCCGGAGAAACACCAGGCGGTGGCAGTGGCGGTAGCCTCTGACCAAGCCGTGTTCTACAGATGCAGCATGAAGGGCTACCAAGACACTCTTTATGTACACTCCCTGAGACAATTCTACCGCGACTGCCACATCTACGGCACCATCGACTTCATCTTCGGGAACGCGGCGGCGGTGCTACAAAACTGTAACATTTTCGTGAAAAAACCGATGGCCCACCAATCCAACCTGATAACGGCGCAGGGAAGGGACGACCCGAACGAGAACACGGGGATTTCCATCTTGAACTCTCGGGTGATTCCGACGCCGGAGTTGAGAGGCGCCGGCGGGGTGAAGAGTTTTTTGGGGCGGCCGTGGAGGAAGTATTCGCGGACGGTGTTTATAAAGAGTGACTTGGATGGGTTGATTGATCCGAAAGGGTGGATGGAGTGGAGTGGGGATTTTGCACTGTCGACGCTGTATTATGGGGAGTATATGAACTCCGGCGCCGGAGCTTCGACGGAGAAGAGGGTGAATTGGCCAGGATTGCATTTGTTGAGGCAGGCGGAGGAAGCTAGTCCGTTTTGTGTGAGGAATTTTATCCAGGGAGATTCTTGGATCCCAGAAAGTGGTGTGCCTTTTGGCTCCCAATTATGA
- the LOC115997256 gene encoding auxin-responsive protein SAUR15-like, whose translation MHNSFLGLKTMKIRGFLVKTPVFRCVVRRRRSSTDNRREKSGCSVFSRLKTKAKAICGSLGWSRSFRKAVEEKAAPPPKGHMAVYVGQKDGDFRRILVPVMYFNHPLFGELLREAENEFGFSHPGGITIPCRISEFERVQTRIKQGRACRKTAIAVK comes from the coding sequence ATGCATAATAGTTTTTTGGGGTTGAAGACGATGAAGATTCGGGGTTTTTTGGTGAAGACGCCAGTTTTCCGGTGTGTGGTCCGTCGCCGGCGTTCGTCGACGGATAACCGGCGGGAGAAGTCCGGGTGCTCGGTGTTTAGTCGGCTGAAGACGAAAGCAAAGGCGATCTGCGGCTCCTTGGGTTGGTCCCGGAGTTTTCGGAAAGCGGTTGAAGAGAAGGCGGCGCCGCCGCCGAAAGGGCATATGGCGGTGTACGTCGGGCAGAAAGACGGCGACTTTAGGAGGATTCTGGTGCCGGTAATGTACTTCAACCACCCTTTGTTCGGCGAGCTGCTTAGGGAGGCGGAAAACGAATTCGGGTTCAGTCATCCGGGTGGGATCACCATTCCTTGCCGGATCTCCGAGTTTGAGCGGGTCCAGACCCGGATCAAGCAAGGTAGAGCCTGCCGGAAAACTGCCATCGCCGTGAAATGA
- the LOC115996205 gene encoding Golgi SNAP receptor complex member 1-2, producing the protein MSGDPSMDLLQESGWEELRKEARKVEGDLDVKLSSYAKLGARFTQGGYVDSGSPTLGSSRSWKSMEMEIQSSLEKLLDINDAMSRCAASAAPTTSVTQKLARHRDILHEFTQEFRRIKGNISSMREHAELLSSVRDDISEYKAGSMSPRNQLLRERAAIHGSISHIDDVINQAQTTRAALGSQRALFGDVQGKVKQLGDKFPVIRGLIGSIRRKKSRDTLILSAVIAACTLFLIIYWLSK; encoded by the exons ATGTCAGGGGATCCGAGTATGGATTTGCTGCAGGAGTCTGGTTGGGAGGAGCTCCGCAAAGAGGCGCGCAAGGTCGAAGGCGATCTCGACGTCAAGCTCTCTTCGTACGCTAAGCTCGGAGCTCGGTTCACTCAAGGAG GTTATGTTGATTCTGGCTCACCAACTCTTGGGTCGAGCCGATCATGGAAATCCATGGAAATGGAGATTCAGTCATCACTCGAGAAGCTACTGGATATAAATGATGCCATGAGCAGGTGTGCAGCATCTGCGGCACCAACTACTTCTGTTACCCAAAAATTGGCAAGGCACAGGGACATACTGCATGAGTTCACTCAG GAGTTTAGACGTATTAAAGGGAATATAAGCTCAATGAGGGAACATGCAGAACTTCTTAGTTCTGTAAGAGATGATATTAGTGAGTACAAG GCAGGGAGCATGTCTCCAAGAAATCAGTTATTACGTGAGAGAGCTGCCATACATGGAAGTATTTCTCAT ATTGACGATGTGATTAATCAAGCTCAAACAACAAGGGCAGCCTTGGGGTCTCAGAGGGCATTATTTGGTGATGTTCAAGGAAAAGTGAAGCAACTTGGTGACAAGTTCCCCGTAATCCGTGGCCTAATCG GTTCTATCAGGAGGAAGAAATCAAGAGACACTCTTATCCTGTCAGCAGTTATTGCAGCTTGCACACTGTTTCTCATAATCTATTGGCTTTCAAAATAG